The following are encoded together in the Desulfomicrobium apsheronum genome:
- a CDS encoding winged helix-turn-helix domain-containing protein, producing MKTPTVRMHLWLESGENVYFGMGRLMLLDRIEEHGSLRKAAESLGMSYRAAWGKLRATEEAVGEELVEMLGTKRGGYRLTPAGRRYRDKFSAWFEAVERTAVAEARVIFAQGVQSFSEKKVRPHASGHIEVPADHRNRH from the coding sequence ATGAAGACACCAACCGTTCGGATGCATCTGTGGCTGGAGTCGGGCGAGAACGTCTATTTCGGCATGGGGCGACTCATGCTTCTCGACAGGATCGAGGAGCATGGCTCCCTGCGCAAGGCCGCCGAGTCCCTGGGCATGTCCTACCGGGCGGCCTGGGGGAAACTCCGGGCCACGGAGGAAGCCGTGGGCGAGGAGCTTGTCGAGATGCTCGGCACCAAGCGCGGTGGATACCGCCTGACTCCGGCCGGTCGGCGATACCGGGACAAGTTCAGCGCCTGGTTCGAAGCCGTGGAGAGAACTGCCGTGGCCGAGGCCCGGGTCATTTTCGCCCAAGGCGTGCAAAGCTTTTCCGAAAAGAAGGTCAGACCGCACGCGTCCGGGCATATAGAAGTTCCGGCGGACCATCGAAACAGACATTGA
- a CDS encoding transposase: MAKINIISFNSLTFTEKSARKFLLDFCWKNHQRYCPSCKNRKLYRLADGRRRCGRCGYTFHDFSRRFLNRCAFTSRQWLWFLKLFALDIAPVCIAAEMDVNYATILKAADTVRRAIVAQALDADGLYEAGVWPGPGNPMPAAAIVNAPVFGIIELGGVAICDLMPSLSAENLLHFKINFCLKTASVGQVVYTAPYKQYLSLVSCGPGLWPARYIRHADKRLPVEASPFWTFAKLRLRHMRGVPASHFPLYLKECELRYNSRDQDLVPILAQMLCMFVPRK; encoded by the coding sequence ATGGCAAAAATAAACATAATTAGCTTCAATAGCTTGACTTTCACGGAGAAGTCCGCACGAAAATTCCTTTTGGATTTTTGCTGGAAAAACCATCAAAGGTATTGCCCGAGCTGCAAAAACCGCAAACTCTATCGCCTCGCCGACGGCAGGCGCAGATGCGGCCGCTGCGGGTACACCTTTCATGACTTCAGCCGTCGCTTCCTGAATCGCTGCGCCTTCACCTCAAGGCAATGGCTCTGGTTCCTGAAACTTTTCGCGCTGGACATCGCTCCGGTCTGCATCGCAGCCGAGATGGACGTGAATTACGCGACCATCCTGAAAGCCGCCGATACCGTGCGCCGGGCCATAGTGGCCCAGGCGCTGGACGCCGATGGACTCTACGAGGCGGGCGTGTGGCCCGGCCCGGGCAATCCCATGCCCGCAGCGGCGATCGTGAATGCCCCGGTCTTCGGCATCATCGAACTGGGCGGCGTGGCCATCTGCGACCTCATGCCATCCCTAAGCGCTGAAAATCTGCTGCATTTCAAAATCAATTTCTGCCTCAAGACGGCCAGCGTCGGCCAGGTTGTCTACACCGCGCCCTACAAGCAGTATCTGTCCCTCGTCTCCTGCGGACCCGGACTTTGGCCCGCCCGGTACATCAGGCACGCGGACAAGCGCCTGCCTGTCGAGGCCTCCCCGTTCTGGACTTTCGCCAAGCTGCGGCTGCGCCACATGCGCGGCGTACCGGCCTCGCACTTTCCGCTCTATCTGAAGGAATGCGAACTGCGCTACAACTCCCGCGACCAGGATCTCGTGCCCATCCTGGCCCAGATGCTGTGCATGTTCGTGCCCCGCAAATGA
- a CDS encoding NifB/NifX family molybdenum-iron cluster-binding protein — translation MNIAVSAAGASLASPVFEEFSKTPFLLIVNVETMECTSIPHDKSGQGSQIALAEMILQHRCEALITGKLEEDVFKILADDHVTRFFGSGLSAEEALMAMERRKLKLIRNPEGTDECNENHHELEELQVCSGHQH, via the coding sequence ATGAATATTGCAGTAAGCGCCGCAGGAGCATCCCTGGCCAGTCCGGTTTTCGAAGAATTCTCGAAAACTCCGTTTCTGCTGATCGTGAATGTGGAGACGATGGAATGCACCAGCATTCCGCACGACAAGTCCGGGCAGGGGTCGCAGATCGCCTTGGCCGAAATGATCCTGCAACACCGCTGTGAAGCGTTGATCACCGGCAAGCTCGAAGAGGATGTTTTCAAGATTCTGGCGGACGACCACGTGACCCGATTTTTCGGGTCGGGCCTGTCTGCGGAAGAGGCCCTCATGGCCATGGAGAGACGGAAACTAAAGCTGATCCGCAACCCTGAAGGGACGGATGAATGCAACGAAAATCATCACGAACTTGAAGAATTGCAGGTCTGTAGCGGCCACCAGCATTGA
- a CDS encoding FmdE family protein: MPDGSSALSYASPVIGPYTVDEFIAAAGRFHGYAAPGLILGGFMVHEAKSHIAEGILFDAISETAWCLPDAVQMLTPCTVGNGWLRIFHLGLYAVSLFDKFTGKGVRVAVETDLLTPYPTIREWLFKLKPKKEQDSDRLREEIRMAGASICSVKEIALRPEFMGGRGKGAIAACPSCGQAYPARDGSVCRSCRGESPYMGWIGGHDLRELGFDGPKLRVVAAEEAVGEKTLHDMTCIDPGVSKDAAFTRGQVLDVGDVCRLQRMGRFEVYVEEEELEESRWVHEDDAARLLAAAVAGDGVDCSGEPREGKITMVARHGGLVTINEEALEELNAIPGVMCATRHAFSVVEKGQQIAATRAIPLYLGRDTLGEALRTLGGGPAVSVRPFGKRRVGILVTGTEVFKGLVEDRFIPIITAKVEAYGCPVVATDIVPDDRKLICRGVQDMLDRGVELIVTTAGLSVDPGDVTRQGLVDAGLENLRYGTPILPGAMTLLGSIGGVELIGVPACALYFKTTSLDLLLPRILAGMSPSRRELARLGHGGLCMQCKRCTYPKCPFGK, translated from the coding sequence ATGCCCGACGGATCTTCAGCCCTGAGTTATGCCAGCCCCGTCATTGGTCCGTACACCGTAGACGAATTCATCGCGGCGGCGGGACGCTTTCACGGATATGCCGCGCCAGGCCTGATACTGGGCGGGTTCATGGTCCACGAGGCGAAAAGCCATATCGCCGAGGGAATCCTTTTCGACGCCATCTCCGAAACGGCCTGGTGTCTGCCGGACGCCGTGCAGATGCTGACCCCTTGCACGGTGGGCAACGGCTGGCTGCGAATTTTCCATCTTGGCCTTTACGCTGTCTCTCTTTTCGACAAGTTCACCGGCAAGGGCGTGCGCGTGGCCGTGGAGACGGACCTGCTTACGCCTTACCCGACTATCCGCGAGTGGCTTTTCAAGCTCAAGCCCAAAAAGGAACAGGACAGTGACCGCCTGCGCGAGGAGATCCGCATGGCGGGGGCATCCATCTGTTCCGTGAAGGAGATCGCGCTTCGACCGGAATTCATGGGAGGGCGCGGCAAGGGGGCCATCGCGGCCTGTCCTTCCTGTGGTCAGGCCTATCCGGCCCGGGATGGCTCTGTTTGCCGGTCCTGTCGGGGCGAGTCTCCCTACATGGGCTGGATCGGAGGCCATGATCTGCGCGAACTGGGCTTTGACGGACCAAAACTCCGGGTGGTCGCGGCCGAGGAAGCAGTGGGCGAGAAGACCCTGCACGACATGACCTGCATCGATCCGGGCGTGAGCAAGGACGCCGCTTTCACGCGCGGGCAGGTGCTCGATGTGGGTGATGTCTGCCGTCTGCAGCGCATGGGCCGGTTCGAAGTCTATGTGGAGGAAGAGGAGCTGGAGGAATCGCGCTGGGTCCATGAGGACGATGCGGCGAGACTGCTGGCCGCGGCTGTGGCGGGAGACGGGGTGGACTGCTCGGGAGAGCCCCGCGAAGGCAAGATCACCATGGTCGCCCGGCACGGAGGACTTGTGACCATAAACGAGGAGGCGCTCGAAGAGCTGAACGCCATCCCCGGCGTCATGTGCGCCACCCGTCACGCCTTCAGCGTGGTCGAAAAGGGACAGCAGATCGCGGCCACGCGTGCCATTCCGCTCTATCTTGGCCGGGATACGCTCGGCGAGGCGCTGCGCACCTTGGGCGGCGGTCCCGCTGTCAGCGTGCGTCCTTTCGGCAAACGCAGGGTCGGCATCCTAGTCACGGGCACGGAAGTGTTCAAGGGCCTGGTCGAGGACCGCTTTATTCCCATCATCACCGCCAAGGTCGAGGCCTACGGCTGCCCCGTGGTGGCCACGGACATCGTGCCTGACGATCGTAAGCTCATTTGCCGGGGCGTGCAGGACATGCTCGATCGCGGCGTCGAGCTGATCGTGACCACGGCCGGTTTGTCGGTGGATCCCGGAGATGTGACCCGGCAGGGGCTTGTCGATGCCGGTCTGGAAAACCTGCGCTACGGCACGCCCATCCTGCCGGGGGCCATGACGCTTCTGGGCTCGATCGGGGGAGTGGAGCTGATCGGCGTTCCGGCCTGCGCCCTGTATTTCAAGACAACGAGCCTTGATCTGCTGTTGCCGAGAATTCTGGCCGGGATGTCTCCGTCCCGCCGCGAGCTGGCCAGGCTTGGTCACGGCGGGCTGTGCATGCAGTGCAAACGCTGCACCTATCCCAAATGTCCATTTGGAAAGTGA
- a CDS encoding molybdopterin-binding protein — MKSIPVEEAVGTVLCHDITRIVPGEAKGPAFRRGHIVGPHDISTLLDIGKAHLYVFDPRDGYVHEDECALRLARAAAGQGITFSSPSEGKSTLTAAHDGVLSIDVEGLFRLNSITDVTFGTIHTGQFVKSGRVLGGTRVIPLAVPEELLQEAEGVCREHAPLIEVRPLKPTRVGVVTTGSEVYTGRIKDGFGPVLRKKFEGLGSTVLDQVFVSDQVEMTAQAIMGLKERGADFIAVTGGMSVDPDDQTPAAIRATGARVVSYGAPTYPGAMFMLAYLDDVPVVGLPGCVMYYKASIFDLIVPRLLTGERLERKDIVAFGHGGLCESCPSCHYPACGFGKL; from the coding sequence ATGAAATCCATCCCCGTTGAAGAGGCTGTCGGCACCGTTCTTTGTCATGACATCACGCGCATCGTTCCCGGCGAGGCCAAGGGACCCGCCTTTCGGCGCGGGCACATTGTCGGGCCGCATGACATCTCCACCTTGCTCGATATCGGCAAGGCCCATCTTTATGTTTTTGATCCCAGAGACGGATACGTCCATGAGGATGAATGCGCCCTGCGTCTGGCCCGGGCAGCGGCCGGGCAGGGCATCACATTCAGTTCGCCAAGCGAGGGCAAATCGACGCTCACCGCCGCCCACGACGGCGTTCTGTCCATCGACGTGGAAGGACTTTTCCGCCTCAATTCCATCACCGACGTGACTTTTGGCACTATCCACACCGGTCAGTTCGTGAAGTCGGGCAGGGTGCTCGGCGGCACGCGGGTCATCCCGCTGGCCGTGCCGGAAGAGTTGCTGCAGGAGGCCGAGGGCGTTTGTCGCGAGCATGCTCCGCTCATCGAGGTCCGCCCCCTGAAGCCCACGCGTGTCGGCGTGGTGACGACGGGCAGCGAGGTTTACACCGGCCGCATCAAGGATGGCTTCGGGCCGGTGCTCAGGAAGAAATTCGAAGGTCTTGGATCCACCGTTCTGGACCAAGTTTTCGTCTCGGACCAGGTCGAGATGACAGCCCAGGCCATTATGGGCCTCAAAGAGCGGGGCGCAGATTTCATCGCCGTCACGGGCGGCATGAGCGTCGACCCCGACGATCAGACCCCGGCGGCCATCAGGGCGACCGGGGCCCGGGTCGTTTCATACGGCGCGCCCACCTATCCCGGCGCCATGTTCATGCTCGCCTATCTGGATGACGTGCCCGTGGTCGGACTGCCGGGATGCGTCATGTACTACAAAGCCAGTATTTTCGATCTGATCGTGCCCCGTCTGCTGACCGGGGAGCGTTTGGAGCGGAAGGATATTGTTGCGTTCGGTCACGGAGGTCTGTGCGAAAGCTGTCCCAGTTGCCACTACCCGGCCTGCGGCTTCGGCAAACTCTAG